The window GGGATGTGCAGCATTCAGTTATTACATGAGACTACAAACTCTACAggataaaagtaaaaatcacAACGTACAACCTAactaaaatacataaaaaagtGTTTACACGTGTATTAACATGTTGCTACAATGAACTTAACGTTTCagtaacaaatgttttttttcttcgAATGTACAGTGCAGACAACAATGGACCAAAATAATCAACTAGCAGCGACATATACGTGTataattgtgtacgacatattGTTGTGTAAAATTTGTAAGAAAACTAATTAATTCAGCACCCATGAActatttttgtattatatatatttaaatatatgtAATGTAATATGAAAGGTAGCTATAGCACTGATTGATTGTATATGAAATTGCATTTGTTAAGTTTGTGCTACTTCGCTTCTGTGTAGCAATGGCGTGGTGTACTTATTATTGCTAAGTATTGCTATTAAGTATTATATGGGTGTGTCTTCATAAAAGATAAAACCAGAATAAAATGCATGTACAATTCTACATAGGAAAATATACTGCTTTTCCtgctaaaaataataaaaatcaatCCCGGTTTACAGCTTCTTCTCTGTGGTTGTATATTTTAAGACTCAGACGCTGAAAACAAAATCCAAGTTATTGTACAATGCTACAAAATATACCACTGTGATATCAACAAATAGCTATATACTGGCCAAGTTTATGACGGGTAGAGAGCAAGATGCCTAGGTCTTACATACAGGTAGACGTGTGAATCCCGCTGTCCATGCGCCCACAAGCGGCTCTCTCTTTAAAATCAAGTCTTTCATCAAAAATCACAACATCCCCTCCACCTGGTCTGTGATTGGCGTTGTTTAGGGAACCCACcttgaatgttttgcaatgaaaGACTTATGTAGAATTGATACTTATTTTTATTCAGTATTACTTAACGCAGCTAAGCTgataaatgatttttcaggAAGTAGTATGAACGTTTATGTCTAAATCTACTTTTCATATTAAACTTGAGATGAATGCATAGAAATACCTTTGATTGTGCTATATCATTGAATGCAAGcttttcattaaatatttgaaCCATTCCACCGcctaaaaatgcaaacaattttcttcTATGTTAGGTGCAGTATATGTAAGATGCCTATTATGTTTGTAAAGTAAGATATCTATGTTCGTAAAGTAGCCTCGGAACAGCCACGCTCCTCTGTGTCTTTTATCTCATGCGTGAATATTACAATTATGAGCTATGGCATGATTGGTCGTGTTTGCCTATTCGGGAACTCTCCGTTTGTTAGTACTGTACAACTGTACTAAGTTACAACCTCAGAAATCTCAACCAAGTTATTAACATTTTACGTTCCTACCCATTTATAACATAGCATGTATTTAAGTTGGCACATATTTATATGTAACTCCTTGTTTATCActgatgataaaaaaattgtcaagttACCGGCTTGGTGATTTGCATTGTCCATGGATCCACATTTGGACGAGACTTGACTGAAATCCATGCTTCTGTTGGTAATTTTCACCTGAATCAAACAAAGAATCATGCAACTATTAccaaataaaaagtttcaagaGTTTAGGTGCTTCATTACAAATACATAGTTTCCGCTACTTCAAAAAGCTGGTTTTGTTGCATGAGAAACTATATTACATTGGGTTACTGCAACTTAAGTTTGCCTACCCATGAAGTGCTgatataaatgcaataaaaccATGAAGCTAGCAAAAGGAATCAAACCCATCAGGCATTATACATCAACATATTATATACTATACCACAGTTTAGTGAACTTACAAGCACATCAAAACAGTGAAAAAGTAGAGAATGGAATAgctaataaaaacaaagctgCATGCCAGCATAACACCTAGGTAGAAAGGCCCAAACAAGGCCCTTAAACATCATCAACCAAAGTGCCACAGGCTGAGTGAGATACAGCCTTACCTCTCCTCCACCCGGTGTGTGGTGAATATTGTCTTTACTGCCTATTTTGGACGAAACATGGGACAAGTCAGGGTTCTTTGAAAATATCTTGACCTACAGCCAACATGGAAGCATAACAGTGAGCAGATGGTACAAAAAATGGTTTCAAAAATAGGTAACTTTAACTGCTTAACCTCAGAAGGGTAAAGTACAGTTATATAAATGCCTAATCCATAAATACAACCATCTCACGTACTGGTATATCATAAGTTTAGAAGTAACGTTAAAATTCTTACCATGTGTCAATAATATATTGACTGAATAATAACAATGACGAAACATGTAAAAACTACACACCAAAATTGGTAGTTTTTAGGAAGGAAAACAAGGCATTTTGAAAAGGTATACGGGGCTTAGATTAAATACGTGACAAGTTTATGGTtttaactaatgcatagttgAAACCATTCAAATATATACACTAAAGATGTTAGTTAGGGAAAAGTTGGTAAGTTTCATAAACAGCTGCTATGCAAACCACTCAAGTTTTTCCAACATCCTTTTAATAAATgcagaaatattaaaaaagctGTCACCCCTAATTCACAGACAAATTAATATTCAGGTAAATCCTAGTCAAATGCTGCCACCAACCCAACTAAATATGTCTAGCTGTTATTGCTGAAATAGCGAGTGAGATTAAAGCTTGCTGGCCCTGCCACATCACCTGGTTAATCACTTGCTCAGTGAGTATTTATGGTGTTGTGAGTGCAAAGAAAATTATGTAATCAACATCTATCAGAATTAGAGAAGTATTAAAGCAAGAAACTACAATTAAAGCAGGGAAATGTAAGTGTGTGACTTTTTGTCAGTATTGATACTTTAACTGTTACAAATGTAAGTTATTATCAGATGAATactaaaacatgttttaacaTTAGACTGGGAAATTAGACAATGAATATTACAAAACACTGAGAGATTCTACAAGCACCAGGGTTAGTTCTTAAGTCACTTGTTCTAGGCTCCAGTAGCAAGCTATCCCAACAAAAACGGTCACTAACAGTCTGTCTTTGCTAATTTCTCTACCTTTCCACCTCCTGGCGAATGCTGAATATTGTCCAGGCTTCCCACTCTTGAAGAAACTGATTTGAAATCTAACTTCttcacaaatattttaacctgGAAGTTTCAGAAATTTGGTAATTTCCTAGTACAGAAATATAttcaaatttttctatttcataTTACCTTGCCACCTTGTGGTTCATGACATATGTTATCTTTAGACCCACACTTGGAAGTAACCTGACTGTAATCCAGCTTCTTCGAATCAACTTTAACCTGCAAGGGAGTTGCAGTACTATTTACGTTAAATTCAAGCCAACAAGATTTtcacatgaaaaaaaaaagatCAGCAAAACTAAAACATGAAGAACTTATATATAACTCATATAAATTACCAGGTGTAAGTTTGGTCAAAGTGAGTTACACAATGCATAACTAGACATACTTTGCCTCCGCCAGGGGTATGAGTAATGTTGTCCTTGGAACCACATTTCGACTTTACATGGCTCAAGTTAATCCTTTTATGTTCTAATTTCACCTGTTAATGAAATGACAAGATATAACTTTTTGCTGGCAAGTTCATAATTTGTACAAAATATAAGTGTGTGATTAAGTcttgatgaacaatttttgtcaaaagagaACTCATACCTTTCCACCGCCTGGTGTATGAGTGATGTTGTCTTTGGATCCACATTTTGATTGTACGTTACTTAGATCTATCTTTCTGTGGTCTACCTTAACCTACAAATATgatttttttctcaaaatataAATGCATCTGATTGATTGCAGAAAAATATAATGGCTACTTTCATTATACACAATTCCAATAAATGCAATCAGTTACACAAACCAAGCTGTTGATAATAGCTTAAGCTCCTGACAAACAATGCTTGAGTGATTTCTCTTTCAGCTAAATATTATAAAGAGGAATTTGGATAATTTAAATACCAAGTACCTTGCCACCTCCTGGAGTGTGGGTAATATTGTCACGAGAACCACACTTTGACTCCACATGGCTCAAATTTATCCGTTTGTGCTCAATTTTAACCTGGCAATTAATGACTGGTAAAATCATACAAtccatttttaatttatgaaaacaatcACTACCTCACCTTTCCACCACCTGGAGTGTGATTAATATTGTCTTTAGATCCACATTTTGATGTTACCTTTCCGAAATCTAATTTCTTTCCTGAAATTTTAACctgaaaaagtatttttagtaaaaaatGTTCCATTTACTCGATATTAAATGAcacaaaagtttgcaaattaTGTTATTGGAATctttaagttaaaaatcaaacaagaaGGTAGACGATTATGTAACTTACATTTCCTCCACCAGGAGTATGCGTGACATTGTTCATCGAACCACATTTTGGTTCAACATTTGCAAAGTtcaactttttgctttgaattttGACCTAAACAAAGATTTATTCAGGGTATACAGCACTGCACAATAATTTATTAATGCAAGCGTAACAATCACACAAAACCATGTGTTTATCGCACTTAtacacaaaaacttttcagtaagtaatatatttaaaataacatttgcCTACTCAGATCATGTTTTCGTTATTTAACGCTACCActatatattaaaataatttctgtGCAAAAAATCTTTGCATCTGGTCAGTGGTCACCTTTCCTCCACCGGGGGTGTGGGTTATATTTGCTTTTGAAGCACACTTTGATGTGACGTTGCTGTAATCAAACTTTTTGGTCTCGATTTTTAcctaagaaacattttcagacggCCGTGcaaatgaaacttttcattacTATATCAATAACATTgtaagaaaatgtaaaaatatttcttacattTCCCCCGCTTGGAGTGTGGTTAGCATTGGTCAGGGATCCTATTTTGCTTTGTATGTTTCTTGTTTCTGGCATCCTCGGCTTTCCAATGCTAGATGTTGACTGaataaacaaatacatttaaaaaatgtctAAAGTTAACCATCATATAAATGAAATGTGTGGAGGTAGGATAAATGCCTTGATTAAGGAACAATTAAAAGAATTATTCTGTAAAAGTATTGCTCACACTATTAGCACTCTGTGGTCTACTTCTGCTTGAAAGAGTCTGGTTTGAAGAATAGAACGATGGTCGCGATCTTGGggtcttgaaaaaagtaaacaacatTTGAAATGCTATCAATTTACACCAGCGCGATAGGCAGGTAATATGCTGCACCTACTTGGTTCTCTGCTGTTTCACGCCCTTCTACAGCCTTAGTCTTGGCAGCAACTGCAGAGATTGGACGGCGATTTGAAGGGGCAGATTGTGTGATACGGATTGTAGTAGGAGTCAATGATTTAGCCGGTGTTtccgtttttgttttgttcggTTTTGTAGATATAGACCAAGCTGTCTTAGGGGTAAAAGATTTCGGTCTAG of the Clavelina lepadiformis chromosome 7, kaClaLepa1.1, whole genome shotgun sequence genome contains:
- the LOC143466172 gene encoding uncharacterized protein LOC143466172 isoform X1, coding for MEDQSIVDLSLDSFISPYNSPEKTVIVNNTITQDNTNDFIEENVVGSVVQTLSNTERHIGADSLILDLPSSNPKVPKACQSVDSLEAVENTYNNHLAKGDFVALPANPSITAIGIDVNAANDVNNHNINEEKINTDICNDLVNKHDPAAGDPVPPLLPEAVGPKQPDVNQNSQALINQQSNCDNFEPMSNDLGSMNTGRDPIQSELALTMSAEPSPTREFIAVSQDASSNNTDEGFQSKANDQQILQEMLATSPTDPEYYEMTNSEMLTVSQRMEAEFREMVQNEKLKKKLILKGSTPTPEAAETITVNSISENLNTTAVYTQESEEKNKIITSSPQRQKKTVSSLPQRKVLAAKNIQLTTSPRSQTNQRNLEKGSTRPKSFTPKTAWSISTKPNKTKTETPAKSLTPTTIRITQSAPSNRRPISAVAAKTKAVEGRETAENQTPRSRPSFYSSNQTLSSRSRPQSANSSTSSIGKPRMPETRNIQSKIGSLTNANHTPSGGNVKIETKKFDYSNVTSKCASKANITHTPGGGKVKIQSKKLNFANVEPKCGSMNNVTHTPGGGNVKISGKKLDFGKVTSKCGSKDNINHTPGGGKVKIEHKRINLSHVESKCGSRDNITHTPGGGKVKVDHRKIDLSNVQSKCGSKDNITHTPGGGKVKLEHKRINLSHVKSKCGSKDNITHTPGGGKVKVDSKKLDYSQVTSKCGSKDNICHEPQGGKVKIFVKKLDFKSVSSRVGSLDNIQHSPGGGKVKIFSKNPDLSHVSSKIGSKDNIHHTPGGGEVKITNRSMDFSQVSSKCGSMDNANHQAGGGMVQIFNEKLAFNDIAQSKVGSLNNANHRPGGGDVVIFDERLDFKERAACGRMDSGIHTSTSSES
- the LOC143466172 gene encoding uncharacterized protein LOC143466172 isoform X5, with product MEDQSIVDLSLDSFISPYNSPEKTVIVNNTITQDNTNDFIEENVVGSVVQTLSNTERHIGADSLILDLPSSNPKVPKACQSVDSLEAVENTYNNHLAKGDFVALPANPSITAIGIDVNAANDVNNHNINEEKINTDICNDLVNKHDPAAGDPVPPLLPEAVGPKQPDVNQNSQALINQQSNCDNFEPMSNDLGSMNTGRDPIQSELALTMSAEPSPTREFIAVSQDASSNNTDEGFQSKANDQQILQEMLATSPTDPEYYEMTNSEMLTVSQRMEAEFREMVQNEKLKKKLILKGSTPTPEAAETITVNSISENLNTTAVYTQESEEKNKIITSSPQRQKKTVSSLPQRKVLAAKNIQLTTSPRSQTNQRNLEKGSTRPKSFTPKTAWSISTKPNKTKTETPAKSLTPTTIRITQSAPSNRRPISAVAAKTKAVEGRETAENQTPRSRPSFYSSNQTLSSRSRPQSANSSTSSIGKPRMPETRNIQSKIGSLTNANHTPSGGNVKIQSKKLNFANVEPKCGSMNNVTHTPGGGNVKISGKKLDFGKVTSKCGSKDNINHTPGGGKVKIEHKRINLSHVESKCGSRDNITHTPGGGKVKVDHRKIDLSNVQSKCGSKDNITHTPGGGKVKLEHKRINLSHVKSKCGSKDNITHTPGGGKVKVDSKKLDYSQVTSKCGSKDNICHEPQGGKVKIFVKKLDFKSVSSRVGSLDNIQHSPGGGKVKIFSKNPDLSHVSSKIGSKDNIHHTPGGGEVKITNRSMDFSQVSSKCGSMDNANHQAGGGMVQIFNEKLAFNDIAQSKVGSLNNANHRPGGGDVVIFDERLDFKERAACGRMDSGIHTSTSSES
- the LOC143466172 gene encoding uncharacterized protein LOC143466172 isoform X2, with the translated sequence MEDQSIVDLSLDSFISPYNSPEKTVIVNNTITQDNTNDFIEENVVGSVVQTLSNTERHIGADSLILDLPSSNPKVPKACQSVDSLEAVENTYNNHLAKGDFVALPANPSITAIGIDVNAANDVNNHNINEEKINTDICNDLVNKHDPAAGDPVPPLLPEAVGPKQPDVNQNSQALINQQSNCDNFEPMSNDLGSMNTGRDPIQSELALTMSAEPSPTREFIAVSQDASSNNTDEGFQSKANDQQILQEMLATSPTDPEYYEMTNSEMLTVSQRMEAEFREMVQNEKLKKKLILKGSTPTPAAETITVNSISENLNTTAVYTQESEEKNKIITSSPQRQKKTVSSLPQRKVLAAKNIQLTTSPRSQTNQRNLEKGSTRPKSFTPKTAWSISTKPNKTKTETPAKSLTPTTIRITQSAPSNRRPISAVAAKTKAVEGRETAENQTPRSRPSFYSSNQTLSSRSRPQSANSSTSSIGKPRMPETRNIQSKIGSLTNANHTPSGGNVKIETKKFDYSNVTSKCASKANITHTPGGGKVKIQSKKLNFANVEPKCGSMNNVTHTPGGGNVKISGKKLDFGKVTSKCGSKDNINHTPGGGKVKIEHKRINLSHVESKCGSRDNITHTPGGGKVKVDHRKIDLSNVQSKCGSKDNITHTPGGGKVKLEHKRINLSHVKSKCGSKDNITHTPGGGKVKVDSKKLDYSQVTSKCGSKDNICHEPQGGKVKIFVKKLDFKSVSSRVGSLDNIQHSPGGGKVKIFSKNPDLSHVSSKIGSKDNIHHTPGGGEVKITNRSMDFSQVSSKCGSMDNANHQAGGGMVQIFNEKLAFNDIAQSKVGSLNNANHRPGGGDVVIFDERLDFKERAACGRMDSGIHTSTSSES
- the LOC143466172 gene encoding uncharacterized protein LOC143466172 isoform X3, which produces MEDQSIVDLSLDSFISPYNSPEKTVIVNNTITQDNTNDFIEENVVGSVVQTLSNTERHIGADSLILDLPSSNPKVPKACQSVDSLEAVENTYNNHLAKGDFVALPANPSITAIGIDVNAANDVNNHNINEEKINTDICNDLVNKHDPAAGDPVPPLLPEAVGPKQPDVNQNSQALINQQSNCDNFEPMSNDLGSMNTGRDPIQSELALTMSAEPSPTREFIAVSQDASSNNTDEGFQSKANDQQILQEMLATSPTDPEYYEMTNSEMLTVSQRMEAEFREMVQNEKLKKKLILKGSTPTPEAAETITVNSISENLNTTAVYTQESEEKNKIITSSPQRQKKTVSSLPQRKVLAAKNIQLTTSPRSQTNQRNLEKGSTRPKSFTPKTAWSISTKPNKTKTETPAKSLTPTTIRITQSAPSNRRPISAVAAKTKAVEGRETAENQTPRSRPSFYSSNQTLSSRSRPQSANSSTSSIGKPRMPETRNIQSKIGSLTNANHTPSGGNVKIETKKFDYSNVTSKCASKANITHTPGGGKVKIQSKKLNFANVEPKCGSMNNVTHTPGGGNVKISGKKLDFGKVTSKCGSKDNINHTPGGGKVKIEHKRINLSHVESKCGSRDNITHTPGGGKVKVDHRKIDLSNVQSKCGSKDNITHTPGGGKVKLEHKRINLSHVKSKCGSKDNITHTPGGGKVKVDSKKLDYSQVTSKCGSKDNICHEPQGGKVKIFSKNPDLSHVSSKIGSKDNIHHTPGGGEVKITNRSMDFSQVSSKCGSMDNANHQAGGGMVQIFNEKLAFNDIAQSKVGSLNNANHRPGGGDVVIFDERLDFKERAACGRMDSGIHTSTSSES
- the LOC143466172 gene encoding uncharacterized protein LOC143466172 isoform X4, which gives rise to MEDQSIVDLSLDSFISPYNSPEKTVIVNNTITQDNTNDFIEENVVGSVVQTLSNTERHIGADSLILDLPSSNPKVPKACQSVDSLEAVENTYNNHLAKGDFVALPANPSITAIGIDVNAANDVNNHNINEEKINTDICNDLVNKHDPAAGDPVPPLLPEAVGPKQPDVNQNSQALINQQSNCDNFEPMSNDLGSMNTGRDPIQSELALTMSAEPSPTREFIAVSQDASSNNTDEGFQSKANDQQILQEMLATSPTDPEYYEMTNSEMLTVSQRMEAEFREMVQNEKLKKKLILKGSTPTPEAAETITVNSISENLNTTAVYTQESEEKNKIITSSPQRQKKTVSSLPQRKVLAAKNIQLTTSPRSQTNQRNLEKGSTRPKSFTPKTAWSISTKPNKTKTETPAKSLTPTTIRITQSAPSNRRPISAVAAKTKAVEGRETAENQTPRSRPSFYSSNQTLSSRSRPQSANSSTSSIGKPRMPETRNIQSKIGSLTNANHTPSGGNVKIETKKFDYSNVTSKCASKANITHTPGGGKVKIQSKKLNFANVEPKCGSMNNVTHTPGGGNVKISGKKLDFGKVTSKCGSKDNINHTPGGGKVKIEHKRINLSHVESKCGSRDNITHTPGGGKVKVDHRKIDLSNVQSKCGSKDNITHTPGGGKVKLEHKRINLSHVKSKCGSKDNITHTPGGGKVKVDSKKLDYSQVTSKCGSKDNICHEPQGGKVKIFVKKLDFKSVSSRVGSLDNIQHSPGGGKVKITNRSMDFSQVSSKCGSMDNANHQAGGGMVQIFNEKLAFNDIAQSKVGSLNNANHRPGGGDVVIFDERLDFKERAACGRMDSGIHTSTSSES
- the LOC143466172 gene encoding uncharacterized protein LOC143466172 isoform X6, with amino-acid sequence MEDQSIVDLSLDSFISPYNSPEKTVIVNNTITQDNTNDFIEENVVGSVVQTLSNTERHIGADSLILDLPSSNPKVPKACQSVDSLEAVENTYNNHLAKGDFVALPANPSITAIGIDVNAANDVNNHNINEEKINTDICNDLVNKHDPAAGDPVPPLLPEAVGPKQPDVNQNSQALINQQSNCDNFEPMSNDLGSMNTGRDPIQSELALTMSAEPSPTREFIAVSQDASSNNTDEGFQSKANDQQILQEMLATSPTDPEYYEMTNSEMLTVSQRMEAEFREMVQNEKLKKKLILKGSTPTPEAAETITVNSISENLNTTAVYTQESEEKNKIITSSPQRQKKTVSSLPQRKVLAAKNIQLTTSPRSQTNQRNLEKGSTRPKSFTPKTAWSISTKPNKTKTETPAKSLTPTTIRITQSAPSNRRPISAVAAKTKAVEGRETAENQTPRSRPSFYSSNQTLSSRSRPQSANSSTSSIGKPRMPETRNIQSKIGSLTNANHTPSGGNVKIETKKFDYSNVTSKCASKANITHTPGGGKVKIQSKKLNFANVEPKCGSMNNVTHTPGGGNVKISGKKLDFGKVTSKCGSKDNINHTPGGGKVKIEHKRINLSHVESKCGSRDNITHTPGGGKVKVDHRKIDLSNVQSKCGSKDNITHTPGGGKVKLEHKRINLSHVKSKCGSKDNITHTPGGGKVKVDSKKLDYSQVTSKCGSKDNICHEPQGGKVKITNRSMDFSQVSSKCGSMDNANHQAGGGMVQIFNEKLAFNDIAQSKVGSLNNANHRPGGGDVVIFDERLDFKERAACGRMDSGIHTSTSSES